One Bacteroidota bacterium genomic window carries:
- a CDS encoding endonuclease/exonuclease/phosphatase family protein has product MIRNNSILALILLLAVPTSLFSQKATSSDILIVGFYNLENLFDTINQEEVNDEEFTPGGKNNWTHQRYTSKLNNMSRAIADIGSKDGALNGPDILGVCEVENRSVLDDLTKHATLAPEHYQIVHFDSPDKRGIDVALLYKKNAFEVLHTKTYKLNLTNPVNGESIETRDQLVVSGKIKKQKISILVNHWPSRMGGELRSQPLRLAAAQLSRHIIDSLLEADSLANIIVMGDFNDDPTNLSTKDYLQANFFADSLAKEQLYNPSASIFMQGKGSLQYRGKWNMFDQIFLSGNLLTENKKEYSFSHFEVENTPYLFEQEGKFKGYPHRTFAGGNFLNGFSDHLPVYIVLKHQ; this is encoded by the coding sequence ATGATCCGGAATAATTCCATACTCGCCCTGATTCTGCTGTTGGCAGTTCCAACAAGCCTTTTCTCGCAAAAAGCAACTTCTTCCGACATTTTGATCGTTGGTTTTTATAACCTCGAAAACCTTTTCGATACCATTAATCAGGAAGAAGTAAACGACGAGGAGTTTACTCCTGGAGGTAAAAACAACTGGACTCACCAGCGCTACACCAGCAAACTCAACAACATGTCGCGTGCAATTGCCGATATAGGCAGCAAGGATGGTGCCTTGAATGGTCCGGACATACTGGGTGTATGTGAAGTAGAAAACCGAAGCGTGCTCGACGACTTGACAAAGCATGCTACTTTAGCACCGGAACATTACCAAATCGTGCATTTCGATTCGCCCGACAAGCGTGGTATTGACGTGGCTCTGCTTTATAAAAAAAATGCATTCGAAGTGCTGCACACTAAAACTTATAAGCTTAACCTTACCAATCCGGTTAACGGAGAATCCATCGAAACCCGCGACCAACTGGTGGTATCCGGTAAGATTAAAAAACAGAAAATCTCTATTTTAGTAAACCATTGGCCGTCGCGCATGGGGGGCGAATTGCGCAGTCAACCCTTACGCCTGGCAGCTGCCCAGCTTAGCCGGCATATTATCGATTCTTTGTTAGAAGCAGACAGCCTTGCAAATATTATCGTCATGGGCGATTTTAACGACGACCCGACCAACCTCAGTACAAAAGATTACCTTCAAGCTAACTTTTTTGCTGACAGCCTTGCGAAAGAACAATTGTACAATCCATCAGCTTCAATTTTTATGCAAGGCAAGGGATCTCTCCAATACCGGGGGAAATGGAATATGTTCGACCAGATTTTTCTTTCAGGCAACTTATTGACTGAAAATAAAAAGGAATATAGCTTTAGCCATTTCGAAGTAGAAAATACGCCCTACCTTTTCGAACAGGAAGGAAAATTCAAGGGCTATCCTCACCGCACCTTTGCCGGAGGCAATTTTCTGAATGGTTTTAGCGATCATTTACCAGTATACATTGTTTTAAAACATCAATAA
- a CDS encoding TerC family protein, which translates to MQTPIIFWVLFNVFVFLMLALDLGVFNRKNHVVSLRESLTWTFVWISLALIFNAIIYFWRGPQQALEFFTGYLIEKALSVDNIFVFIMIFTYFHIPSKYQHRVLFWGILGALVLRVIFIFAGVALIEKFHVTIYVFGALLIYTGYKMFTQHGEPINPEHNRLLKFVKKHLPVTHELHDGKFFVKQQGKRFATPLFLVLIIIETSDLIFAVDSIPAILAITRDPFIVYTSNVFAILGLRSLYFALAGVVHRFWLLSYGLAVVLVYVGIKMLLVDVYKIPIAWSLLFIAIVLTASIVISLKIQPREKASDSEVPKAV; encoded by the coding sequence ATGCAAACTCCAATTATTTTCTGGGTACTTTTTAATGTTTTTGTTTTTCTTATGCTCGCCTTGGACTTGGGCGTATTCAATCGAAAAAATCATGTTGTAAGCCTCAGGGAATCCCTTACCTGGACTTTTGTTTGGATTTCCCTTGCACTAATCTTTAATGCGATTATCTATTTCTGGCGTGGACCCCAGCAAGCCCTGGAGTTTTTTACCGGCTACCTGATAGAAAAAGCGCTGAGCGTTGACAATATTTTTGTGTTTATCATGATTTTTACCTATTTCCATATCCCTTCGAAATACCAGCATCGTGTACTTTTTTGGGGAATCCTGGGAGCCCTGGTACTTCGTGTAATCTTTATCTTTGCTGGCGTTGCGCTGATTGAAAAATTCCATGTCACTATCTATGTTTTTGGTGCACTGTTGATTTATACAGGTTATAAAATGTTTACTCAGCACGGAGAGCCTATCAACCCCGAACACAACCGGCTGCTGAAGTTTGTAAAAAAACACCTACCTGTTACTCATGAGTTACACGATGGAAAATTTTTCGTGAAACAACAAGGGAAACGCTTTGCTACTCCCCTTTTTCTGGTACTGATTATTATCGAAACCTCTGACCTGATTTTTGCTGTTGACAGCATTCCAGCAATATTGGCCATCACACGCGATCCTTTTATCGTTTACACTTCCAATGTGTTTGCCATTTTAGGCTTAAGGTCGCTCTATTTTGCGCTTGCCGGCGTAGTGCATCGTTTCTGGCTTTTAAGTTACGGACTGGCAGTAGTATTGGTTTATGTGGGTATAAAAATGCTTCTGGTCGATGTGTACAAAATACCTATTGCATGGTCCTTACTATTTATTGCTATCGTACTTACTGCCAGCATTGTAATCTCACTTAAAATTCAGCCCAGGGAAAAGGCCTCAGATTCAGAGGTACCAAAGGCAGTTTAA
- a CDS encoding endonuclease/exonuclease/phosphatase family protein, with the protein MKTFKCLSLALLFFYCAQLHGQTSVMSFNIRFNNPNDNENCWEYRKEEIVTMLEFYHPDILGIQEGLYDQVSFLDQMLQNYSYIGVGRDDGKKQGEFAAIFFHNTKFELLETKTYWLSETPDTISVGWDASMKRIVTYGVLRDFQSMDTLYVFNCHYDHIGEIARKNSSELILNLIEKKELRDKKIIVMGDFNSEPDSYPIKTLQSKLNDSYQASEIPAYGPQGTFNDFDTSMVPQRRIDYIFVKNITVESYLHLDDRRINNLYLSDHLPVMIRVK; encoded by the coding sequence ATGAAAACATTTAAATGCCTGAGTCTTGCTTTGTTGTTCTTTTACTGTGCGCAGCTGCATGGACAAACAAGCGTAATGAGTTTTAATATTCGATTTAACAACCCAAACGACAACGAGAATTGCTGGGAATACCGCAAAGAAGAGATCGTAACCATGCTGGAATTTTATCATCCTGATATTTTGGGAATACAGGAAGGGCTCTATGACCAGGTTAGCTTTCTCGACCAAATGTTACAAAATTATAGCTATATAGGCGTTGGGCGTGACGATGGAAAAAAACAGGGTGAATTTGCTGCCATTTTCTTTCACAACACAAAATTTGAACTGCTGGAGACCAAAACCTATTGGCTTTCAGAAACCCCGGACACCATCTCAGTAGGCTGGGATGCATCGATGAAACGCATTGTTACCTATGGGGTATTGAGAGATTTCCAATCGATGGATACCTTGTATGTTTTTAATTGCCATTACGACCATATCGGTGAAATAGCCAGAAAAAACTCTTCGGAATTGATACTCAACCTGATTGAAAAGAAAGAACTGAGGGATAAAAAAATAATTGTAATGGGCGATTTTAACAGTGAGCCGGACTCCTATCCCATTAAGACTTTACAATCAAAACTAAACGACTCTTATCAGGCATCTGAGATTCCTGCCTATGGACCACAGGGCACATTTAACGATTTCGATACCAGCATGGTGCCACAAAGAAGAATTGACTACATCTTTGTAAAAAACATAACCGTAGAAAGTTACCTACACCTCGATGATCGTCGAATAAACAATTTATACCTGTCGGACCATTTACCGGTGATGATTAGGGTGAAATAA
- a CDS encoding DMT family transporter translates to MWLILSFFSSIFLGSYDLLKKWSLRDNAFIPVLFLATLTGAIVFTLFVLCSHFRVFDASNLFYVPPVPPEQHALFFLKALIVGISWYLSFMALTYLPITIVVPIRVTGPFWVLIGSMIIFQERFNSLQWVGIITVLAFFYIFSLAGQKEGIRFVRNKWIYAIVGATILGAVSGLFDKHLLMHYNRMAVQAWFSIYMVVIMLPFLLLLWYPRRKELPRFRWRLSIPAIGLVLATADFLYFMALSDPDSLIGIVSLVRRSSVVLSFSLGALIFKEGNLRKKAFALAGILVGMVLLITGS, encoded by the coding sequence ATGTGGTTAATTCTTTCCTTCTTCTCCAGCATCTTTTTGGGCAGCTACGACTTATTGAAAAAATGGTCGTTAAGGGACAATGCTTTTATTCCTGTGCTTTTTCTGGCTACACTTACCGGAGCAATCGTTTTTACTCTGTTTGTTTTATGCTCGCACTTTCGGGTATTCGATGCCTCTAACCTGTTTTATGTTCCACCTGTTCCCCCGGAACAGCATGCCCTGTTTTTTCTAAAAGCTCTTATTGTGGGCATCTCGTGGTACCTTTCTTTTATGGCTCTTACCTATTTGCCCATCACCATTGTTGTACCCATCAGGGTTACCGGACCCTTTTGGGTGCTAATCGGTTCAATGATCATTTTTCAAGAGCGCTTTAATTCTCTGCAATGGGTGGGGATTATTACGGTGCTGGCGTTTTTTTACATTTTCTCTCTTGCAGGGCAGAAAGAGGGAATACGCTTTGTTAGAAACAAATGGATTTATGCCATCGTGGGCGCTACCATTCTGGGTGCCGTATCGGGTTTGTTCGACAAGCACCTTCTGATGCATTATAACCGGATGGCAGTGCAAGCATGGTTCTCGATTTACATGGTGGTTATCATGCTGCCTTTTCTTTTACTACTTTGGTATCCACGGAGAAAAGAATTGCCCCGGTTTCGATGGCGCCTGAGTATACCGGCCATAGGATTGGTATTAGCTACTGCCGATTTTTTGTATTTTATGGCTCTCAGCGATCCGGATTCGCTAATTGGCATTGTATCGCTGGTGCGGCGCAGCAGTGTAGTGCTTTCTTTTAGCCTGGGAGCTCTGATTTTTAAAGAAGGTAACCTTCGAAAAAAAGCCTTTGCACTTGCTGGCATATTGGTGGGTATGGTATTGTTAATCACTGGTTCCTAG
- a CDS encoding T9SS type A sorting domain-containing protein: MKKLLITAAIVFSTFFGIVAQQISFSTQPQIIEIQKEALTLRWETNITSSTETFWGYTPQLEQAPLKLAGSDTLHTLTLSGLSASDLVYVRTFSVDGTDTAFASKVQPYLTASNSSCQIKVYFNSTVDTSVAIGEKAITLYQAIADTLVSYINRATESIDMAIYNLDTYNSNQIVSALNSAHTRGVLVRVVYDGSTSNSGIAQLNSQIGKIKSPTTSSYGIMHNKFVVIDAHAVDPNLPIVWTGSTNFTSAQLNTDANNVIILQDQSLALAFTLEFNEMFGSADAQPNASVAKFGPYKADNTPHEFNIGGRRVECFFSPTDGADSKIIEAIKTAEAELYIGTMLITRDEIARAIRDKSNAGVDTRMIVDNVSYTSSQDAILVPALGENFKVMGETGIFHHKYMMADPQKNDSDPLVLTGSHNWSAAARDRNDENTLIVHDQTIANLYFQEFTNRFKNGDILATTPICRPDSAEIFAETTTPLTIQVLDNDSIQGIVNLSISLDTELGIVEVNTDNSISYRPKLGFDQGVDSIRYKVCANNYPGLCDETYVRITVDLIGETTLTNTSSPLVEVFPTYTNDLIHIKGLSGNYKVNVVNQAGQVVWSESASGNTETNLSHLPDGNYYLVIISENEGYFTQKIVLKKNW, from the coding sequence ATGAAAAAGCTCTTAATAACCGCAGCAATAGTATTCAGCACATTTTTTGGAATTGTTGCCCAGCAGATTTCATTTTCTACACAGCCTCAGATCATAGAAATACAAAAAGAGGCCTTAACCTTGAGATGGGAAACCAACATTACGTCGTCCACAGAGACCTTTTGGGGTTATACTCCCCAACTGGAGCAAGCTCCCTTGAAGCTTGCTGGTTCTGACACACTGCACACGCTTACTCTCAGTGGCCTGTCTGCCTCAGACCTTGTCTATGTAAGAACTTTTTCTGTCGATGGCACCGATACTGCATTCGCCAGCAAAGTGCAGCCTTACTTGACAGCCTCCAATTCGTCCTGCCAGATAAAAGTCTATTTTAATTCAACGGTTGATACAAGTGTAGCTATCGGAGAAAAAGCTATTACCCTGTATCAGGCAATTGCCGATACGCTGGTAAGTTACATTAACCGGGCCACCGAGAGCATTGATATGGCCATATACAACCTCGACACCTACAACAGTAATCAGATAGTTTCGGCGCTAAACAGTGCACATACCAGGGGAGTGCTTGTGCGTGTGGTTTACGATGGCAGTACTTCCAACAGCGGCATTGCCCAGCTGAACAGCCAGATTGGTAAAATTAAAAGCCCTACCACTAGCAGTTATGGCATCATGCACAACAAATTTGTGGTTATTGATGCCCATGCCGTTGATCCAAACCTGCCTATCGTATGGACTGGGTCTACCAACTTCACCTCGGCTCAGCTCAATACCGACGCGAACAATGTAATAATACTGCAGGATCAAAGTCTTGCCCTGGCTTTTACCCTCGAGTTTAACGAAATGTTCGGTAGCGCAGATGCGCAGCCCAATGCCTCAGTAGCCAAATTTGGACCCTATAAAGCCGACAATACTCCCCATGAATTCAATATAGGAGGAAGAAGGGTAGAATGCTTTTTCAGCCCTACTGATGGTGCTGACAGTAAGATTATCGAAGCCATTAAAACAGCCGAAGCAGAGTTATACATTGGCACCATGCTAATAACCCGCGATGAAATTGCTCGTGCCATTCGAGATAAAAGTAATGCCGGCGTGGATACCCGAATGATTGTGGACAATGTGAGTTATACTTCGTCGCAGGATGCAATTCTGGTTCCTGCATTGGGAGAAAATTTTAAGGTCATGGGCGAAACAGGCATATTTCATCACAAATACATGATGGCCGATCCACAAAAAAACGATTCGGATCCACTTGTGTTGACAGGCTCTCATAATTGGTCTGCAGCAGCACGCGACCGCAACGATGAAAACACCTTAATTGTGCACGACCAAACAATTGCCAACCTTTATTTCCAGGAGTTTACAAACCGCTTTAAAAATGGTGATATACTGGCTACCACACCCATTTGCCGACCTGATTCGGCAGAAATATTCGCTGAAACAACTACGCCCCTCACCATTCAGGTTCTCGACAACGACAGCATTCAGGGAATTGTAAACCTGAGTATTTCACTCGACACTGAGCTGGGAATTGTGGAGGTAAACACTGATAACAGCATCAGCTACAGACCAAAACTCGGCTTTGACCAAGGTGTCGACTCGATCCGGTATAAAGTATGTGCCAATAATTATCCGGGGCTTTGCGATGAAACTTATGTGCGAATAACGGTGGACCTTATCGGTGAAACCACCCTCACAAATACTTCTTCACCCCTGGTAGAGGTTTTTCCTACCTACACAAATGACCTGATACACATTAAGGGATTAAGCGGAAATTATAAGGTAAATGTGGTGAATCAGGCCGGTCAGGTTGTCTGGAGCGAATCTGCCAGCGGCAACACCGAGACAAATCTGAGTCATTTACCGGATGGCAATTACTACCTCGTTATCATTTCGGAGAATGAAGGTTACTTTACTCAAAAAATCGTCCTAAAAAAGAATTGGTAA
- a CDS encoding SRPBCC domain-containing protein, with translation MKEKLVLEYSINSSPKVLFSRFSTPGGLAEWFADDVILKGSLYIFIWDGMEQKAEVVQKKENRYIRFKWIDDPEAYFEFRINVDEITKDVALVVTDMVEPDEFEDTTELWNTQITRLKQVIGL, from the coding sequence ATGAAAGAAAAGCTGGTACTGGAGTACTCTATAAATTCATCCCCAAAGGTTCTGTTTTCGCGATTCAGCACTCCGGGCGGCCTGGCCGAATGGTTTGCCGACGATGTAATTCTCAAAGGTAGTTTGTACATTTTTATCTGGGATGGAATGGAACAAAAGGCTGAAGTAGTGCAGAAAAAAGAAAATAGATACATCCGGTTTAAATGGATAGACGATCCGGAAGCCTATTTTGAGTTCCGCATTAATGTAGACGAAATTACCAAAGATGTAGCCCTTGTAGTAACCGATATGGTAGAACCCGATGAGTTCGAAGACACCACCGAGCTATGGAACACACAAATTACAAGGCTAAAACAAGTAATTGGACTTTAA
- a CDS encoding type IX secretion system membrane protein PorP/SprF, whose translation MQKKLLTILFFMAPLVVYGQLHSLSNQYIVNGLAINPAYSGADGALSATLMYRNQWTGFTGAPKTITAALHAPLRNERVGLGLMVVNDQIGVNNQTTVMANYAYIIEMGDGKLAFGFGLGISMLNVSWDKLQATDENDNGLNISPEKLTNPNFSAGLFYHNKEFFVGFSTPMLLSYSYSGENATDLELKNDFSEYNFYLTSGYKLELNNDYTFFPSIIMKFNPGEAFQADVSAQFILRNKLWLGLTYRSVDALVAIVQFQLTDQLRLAYSYDTGLSGKSRQMGGSHEIMLNYLFNYNSKVVGPKRF comes from the coding sequence ATGCAAAAAAAGCTGCTTACCATATTATTTTTCATGGCACCACTGGTGGTTTATGGCCAGCTGCATAGCTTATCGAACCAGTATATTGTAAATGGCCTGGCGATTAATCCGGCCTATTCGGGTGCCGATGGGGCTCTGAGTGCTACCCTGATGTACCGAAATCAATGGACTGGTTTTACCGGTGCCCCAAAAACCATTACCGCTGCTTTGCATGCACCACTGCGAAACGAAAGGGTTGGACTGGGTCTAATGGTAGTGAACGATCAGATTGGCGTGAACAACCAAACCACCGTAATGGCCAATTATGCCTATATCATTGAGATGGGCGACGGTAAACTGGCTTTTGGATTCGGGCTTGGTATCAGCATGCTCAACGTAAGCTGGGATAAGTTGCAAGCCACCGACGAAAACGATAACGGACTGAATATTAGTCCGGAAAAACTCACCAATCCGAATTTCAGTGCAGGCTTGTTTTACCATAACAAGGAGTTCTTTGTGGGTTTCTCTACACCAATGTTATTAAGCTACAGCTACTCAGGTGAGAACGCAACCGACCTGGAACTGAAGAACGATTTTTCGGAATACAATTTCTACCTCACTTCTGGCTACAAACTCGAACTCAACAACGACTATACCTTCTTCCCTTCGATCATCATGAAGTTTAACCCAGGTGAAGCTTTTCAGGCCGATGTGAGTGCTCAGTTTATCCTGAGGAACAAGCTTTGGCTGGGACTCACTTACCGCAGCGTGGATGCATTGGTTGCCATTGTGCAGTTTCAGTTAACCGACCAGTTGCGCCTGGCATATTCATACGACACGGGGCTTTCGGGCAAATCAAGACAGATGGGAGGCTCGCACGAGATTATGCTCAACTACCTGTTTAACTACAACTCCAAAGTGGTAGGCCCCAAAAGGTTTTAA
- a CDS encoding inorganic pyrophosphatase: protein MANKLMDPIGRLMGLRYKSHPWHGVDIGPDAPEKVVCFIEMVPTDTVKYEVDKVSGYLRIDRPQKYSNVVPALYGFIPQTYSGKKVAEFAMEKTGLKDIKGDDDPIDICILTEKDIVHGDILALVRPIGGFRMIDGNEADDKIVAVLHNDAFYSVYQDISELPELVTDRLKHYFLTYKDLPGNKAATQITHTYGAEEAKEVIMRSTDDYHEKFAGLDKILSSATEW, encoded by the coding sequence ATGGCAAATAAACTCATGGACCCAATTGGTCGCTTAATGGGGCTGCGTTACAAATCGCATCCATGGCATGGTGTGGATATTGGTCCTGATGCTCCGGAAAAAGTGGTGTGTTTTATTGAAATGGTACCTACAGATACGGTAAAATACGAGGTTGACAAGGTTTCAGGCTATCTGCGTATCGACCGCCCTCAGAAATATTCCAACGTGGTACCTGCACTTTATGGTTTTATACCCCAAACCTATTCGGGCAAAAAAGTAGCCGAGTTTGCCATGGAAAAAACAGGTTTAAAAGATATTAAGGGCGATGACGACCCGATTGATATCTGTATTCTTACCGAAAAAGACATCGTCCACGGCGATATCCTGGCCCTGGTGCGACCGATAGGTGGTTTTCGTATGATTGACGGTAACGAAGCCGATGATAAAATAGTAGCGGTGCTCCACAACGATGCTTTTTATAGTGTTTACCAGGATATTTCGGAACTGCCCGAATTGGTTACCGACAGGCTGAAACATTATTTTCTCACCTATAAAGACCTTCCCGGAAACAAGGCTGCAACTCAGATTACCCACACCTATGGGGCAGAGGAAGCAAAAGAAGTTATAATGCGCTCCACCGACGATTACCACGAAAAATTTGCCGGATTGGATAAAATACTTTCTTCGGCTACCGAATGGTAA
- a CDS encoding gliding motility-associated C-terminal domain-containing protein — protein MKKIAFYISCFLLSGSYSGAYSQCDDLRGGFVSSSDTTRCIGEHTNLLLSNYVGGITWEYSETGIEPYSVISGVTTPETTVFPTVDTYYRAKLKRDGCADSISTTLLIDVLNSGLTAVGQSNAACGKILSLNAETPSGSWSFKSGPNSNVMFSNPLTDPDQNVEVDTFGLYIFAWNVLGGACAAVNVTNYEQNTAQANNNLEHCWLASKQFPLEASLSRAGATGTWSAVVPSTLAFTDENDPNTLVTPINVGTYQARWTETYGACIDDTVIFLTMQRQPVALPSIPAPVCDSILVLSATDTWGNTNIWRQQSGSGLLIFSDSTSLSTQVEASNYGAYSVQLFCQNFFCEDDSLITLSFIEQPLANAIPTPDNCGETAQLNANPSVGEGWWNWITGVGTAVIADSTISSTNVVIDNNYGPYTFAWNENNNGCTDSDTISFTFFEQPVSNAGAPDSLCSLSTTLAATPSAGTGEWRQVDLSPGHQVNFTFPSLYNTTANASDFGVYTLQWKEVNAICADSAQIELSFFRKPNANAGFGGDTCGLNFNLKAIPSIAGSDGFWFKQTGPGTANFTPDDSTHSLATVTEVGDYMFKWKENNALCEDSAFVEVTFIEKPLSDAGEGGNACGLSYQLQATPSADNAFWFVATGPDGAVFQPSEQQANANLVVADTGIYQLTWRVDNGSCSTDSSITVHFFEIPVVEIMPDDSICGNSTLLTSTQSIGTGTWSQLSGTGQSTFTDFIAESTNVQVNSFGSYVFQRNAFNGVCADSETVAIRFLEAPTANAGTYNSNQLCGFSFRLNATPSSGTGNWSLTAGADGAQFIPDNIAPDAEFIAAEAGNYSLLWTERNEICEDTANLIIELILNPVADAGPDQELDNEFETQLDATPLLPNEQGAWTSLGANAIFGNNNQPNTEVSGLVLGQNFLAWSIDNGLCSDADTMLVMVYDIFIPDVITPNDDGENDYFVIRGVDEVSQVELSIFNRWGLEVFSDGNYNNSWNGVNKSGAELTNDTYFYVATIDKSRVLKGFVIIKR, from the coding sequence GTGAAGAAAATTGCATTCTATATCTCTTGTTTTTTATTATCAGGAAGTTATTCAGGCGCTTATAGCCAATGCGACGACCTAAGAGGTGGTTTCGTTTCCAGTAGTGATACCACCCGTTGCATTGGCGAGCACACTAACCTCCTTCTCAGCAATTATGTTGGAGGTATCACCTGGGAATATTCTGAAACTGGCATCGAACCCTATAGTGTAATAAGTGGTGTAACAACTCCGGAAACTACCGTGTTTCCGACAGTAGATACTTATTACCGTGCCAAACTTAAAAGAGATGGTTGTGCCGATTCAATTTCAACTACTTTATTAATCGATGTATTAAATTCAGGGCTTACTGCTGTAGGGCAATCCAATGCTGCATGCGGTAAAATACTCTCGTTGAATGCGGAAACACCTTCCGGTTCCTGGTCATTCAAATCAGGCCCAAATTCAAATGTAATGTTCTCCAACCCACTTACCGATCCTGATCAAAATGTAGAAGTAGACACATTTGGCTTATACATTTTTGCATGGAATGTTTTAGGAGGTGCATGTGCAGCAGTGAATGTAACCAATTACGAACAAAACACAGCCCAGGCCAACAACAATCTGGAGCACTGCTGGTTGGCTTCTAAGCAATTTCCGCTTGAAGCAAGCCTTTCAAGGGCAGGTGCTACCGGCACATGGTCGGCGGTGGTGCCAAGTACATTGGCATTTACCGATGAAAACGACCCTAACACCTTGGTCACTCCAATAAATGTAGGTACTTATCAGGCTCGTTGGACCGAAACATATGGGGCGTGTATCGACGATACAGTAATTTTCCTTACAATGCAAAGGCAACCTGTGGCTTTACCTTCAATCCCTGCTCCGGTTTGCGATAGCATTCTCGTCTTATCTGCCACCGATACATGGGGCAATACCAACATCTGGAGGCAGCAAAGTGGTTCAGGCTTGCTGATTTTTAGCGACAGTACCTCTTTGTCTACTCAGGTAGAAGCCAGCAATTATGGTGCTTACTCTGTGCAACTGTTTTGTCAAAACTTTTTTTGTGAAGACGACTCCCTGATAACCCTCTCCTTTATAGAGCAACCACTGGCCAATGCCATTCCCACACCCGATAATTGCGGCGAAACAGCTCAATTGAATGCAAATCCATCGGTTGGTGAGGGTTGGTGGAATTGGATTACTGGCGTTGGCACTGCGGTTATTGCCGACAGCACTATCAGTAGTACTAATGTTGTCATTGATAATAATTATGGGCCATACACCTTCGCTTGGAACGAAAACAACAATGGCTGTACAGACAGCGACACCATCAGTTTTACATTCTTCGAGCAACCTGTGAGCAATGCCGGAGCACCCGATAGCCTGTGCAGCCTCAGCACCACCCTGGCCGCTACTCCCTCGGCAGGCACAGGAGAATGGAGACAGGTTGATTTAAGCCCCGGTCATCAGGTAAACTTTACTTTCCCCAGCCTATACAACACAACTGCAAATGCCAGCGACTTTGGCGTGTATACCCTTCAATGGAAAGAAGTCAACGCCATATGCGCAGATAGCGCCCAGATTGAACTTAGTTTCTTCAGAAAACCCAATGCCAACGCAGGCTTCGGCGGCGATACCTGCGGTTTGAACTTTAATCTTAAAGCCATTCCAAGCATAGCAGGTTCTGACGGATTCTGGTTCAAGCAAACAGGTCCGGGCACAGCTAATTTTACCCCTGATGATAGCACCCATAGCCTTGCTACCGTTACAGAGGTTGGCGATTACATGTTTAAATGGAAAGAAAACAATGCACTCTGCGAGGACTCTGCTTTTGTAGAAGTAACTTTCATTGAAAAACCTCTGTCAGATGCAGGTGAAGGTGGCAACGCATGCGGATTATCGTATCAGCTACAGGCAACACCCTCTGCTGACAATGCATTCTGGTTTGTGGCAACCGGACCAGACGGAGCTGTATTTCAACCTTCGGAGCAGCAGGCAAATGCCAATTTGGTTGTGGCTGACACAGGAATCTATCAGCTCACCTGGCGGGTCGACAATGGATCTTGTTCAACAGATTCCAGCATTACTGTGCATTTTTTCGAAATACCGGTAGTGGAAATAATGCCTGACGATAGCATTTGCGGCAATAGCACCCTGCTTACCTCCACTCAATCGATTGGCACAGGCACCTGGAGCCAGTTAAGCGGCACAGGCCAGTCTACTTTTACAGATTTTATTGCGGAAAGCACAAATGTTCAGGTAAATTCTTTTGGAAGCTATGTATTTCAGCGCAATGCCTTTAACGGTGTATGTGCCGATAGTGAAACCGTTGCTATAAGATTCCTTGAAGCACCCACAGCCAATGCAGGTACCTACAACTCCAACCAGTTATGTGGGTTCAGTTTTCGGCTTAATGCCACACCTTCGTCCGGCACCGGAAACTGGAGCCTAACTGCCGGAGCAGATGGAGCACAGTTTATACCCGATAACATTGCTCCTGATGCTGAATTTATCGCAGCCGAAGCCGGAAATTATTCCCTTCTTTGGACTGAAAGAAATGAAATATGCGAGGATACTGCCAATCTGATTATCGAACTCATTCTTAACCCAGTGGCCGATGCAGGGCCCGATCAGGAGCTCGACAATGAATTCGAAACTCAGCTCGATGCCACTCCTCTTCTGCCCAACGAGCAAGGTGCCTGGACCAGCCTGGGTGCAAATGCAATTTTTGGCAACAACAACCAGCCAAATACGGAGGTAAGTGGTTTGGTACTTGGGCAAAACTTTCTGGCATGGAGCATCGACAATGGTTTATGTTCCGATGCCGATACCATGCTCGTGATGGTGTATGACATTTTTATTCCTGATGTGATTACACCTAACGATGACGGCGAAAACGATTATTTTGTAATAAGGGGCGTGGACGAGGTGTCGCAAGTAGAGCTTTCGATTTTCAATCGATGGGGTTTGGAAGTTTTTTCAGATGGTAATTATAACAATTCCTGGAACGGAGTCAACAAATCGGGTGCAGAGCTCACTAACGATACCTACTTTTATGTAGCTACAATCGATAAGTCGAGAGTGTTGAAAGGTTTTGTGATAATCAAACGATAA